In Pseudomonas sp. R76, one genomic interval encodes:
- a CDS encoding TIGR00730 family Rossman fold protein: protein MRLCIFSGSSPGRLPVYAEMAAQLGAALAKAGIGVVYGGASVGLMGAVADAALASGGEVIGVMPEFLAEKELAHTGLQDLRIVSSMHERKALMADLSDGFIALPGGIGTFEELFEVWTWAQLGQHAKPCALLNINGFYDGLATFLDTVVSEAFLKPVHRDMLIVEPNVERLLAAVLSYQAPNVPKWIKREDT, encoded by the coding sequence ATGCGACTTTGTATTTTCTCGGGCTCCAGCCCAGGCCGGTTGCCGGTGTATGCCGAAATGGCCGCTCAACTGGGCGCTGCGCTGGCCAAGGCGGGCATTGGTGTGGTCTACGGTGGCGCTTCGGTCGGTTTGATGGGCGCAGTGGCCGACGCTGCGTTGGCCAGCGGCGGTGAAGTGATCGGTGTCATGCCTGAGTTCCTGGCCGAGAAAGAACTGGCTCACACCGGCCTCCAAGACTTGCGCATCGTCAGCTCCATGCATGAGCGTAAAGCGCTGATGGCGGATCTGTCTGATGGCTTTATCGCGTTGCCCGGCGGCATCGGCACGTTTGAAGAGTTGTTTGAGGTGTGGACCTGGGCGCAGCTTGGGCAGCACGCCAAACCTTGCGCTTTGTTGAACATCAACGGTTTCTACGACGGCCTGGCCACGTTCCTCGACACCGTTGTCAGCGAAGCGTTTTTGAAACCGGTGCACCGCGACATGCTTATCGTTGAACCGAACGTGGAGCGTTTGCTGGCCGCGGTGCTGAGCTATCAGGCGCCCAACGTGCCCAAGTGGATCAAGCGAGAAGACACCTGA
- a CDS encoding cupin domain-containing protein produces the protein MKRLLAATLMLASLSAFAHEPVYNQESIKVLQEHALTNVPGKKTIMLTVDYAPGQATVPHSHTGTAVAYVLEGEITSRVNDEKAITYKVGESFYEPAGSRHFESSNASQTEPAKLLVVMVLDDKAEVLTPLAQ, from the coding sequence ATGAAACGACTGCTCGCTGCCACCCTGATGCTCGCCTCCCTCAGCGCCTTCGCCCACGAGCCGGTGTACAACCAGGAATCGATCAAGGTGCTGCAAGAACACGCCTTGACCAACGTGCCCGGCAAGAAAACCATCATGCTCACCGTCGATTACGCGCCGGGCCAGGCCACCGTGCCGCACAGCCATACCGGCACGGCTGTGGCGTATGTGCTGGAGGGCGAAATTACGTCGCGGGTCAATGATGAAAAAGCGATCACCTACAAGGTCGGAGAATCGTTCTATGAACCGGCCGGTTCGCGGCACTTTGAATCGAGCAATGCCAGCCAGACAGAGCCGGCCAAGCTGCTGGTGGTGATGGTGCTGGATGACAAGGCTGAGGTGCTGACGCCGCTGGCGCAGTAA
- a CDS encoding GntR family transcriptional regulator produces MTAHALQRNSILPALRLVSGKKPSVDDIYPRLFDAILEQRIAPSSRFTEEGLGETFGVSRSVIRRVLAKLSHQQVIILRPNQRAQVAAPDAQQTQQILEARRLTEITVVQLACAQATPAHIRQLRELIAKERECIERDQRGPAIRLSGEFHLQLAAMARNAPLAQFLNSLVPLTSLIIAQYEAQACTYCAWQEHVAIVDAVEQRDVKHAVGLMTRHLDHLEAKLLKLN; encoded by the coding sequence ATGACCGCCCACGCCCTGCAACGCAATTCCATCCTCCCTGCCCTGCGCCTGGTGTCCGGTAAAAAGCCTTCGGTGGATGACATCTACCCGCGCTTGTTCGACGCCATCCTCGAACAACGCATCGCGCCCTCCAGCCGTTTTACCGAAGAAGGCCTGGGCGAAACGTTTGGGGTAAGCCGCAGTGTGATCCGCCGGGTGCTGGCCAAGCTGTCGCACCAGCAAGTCATCATCCTGCGCCCCAACCAGCGCGCCCAAGTGGCGGCGCCGGATGCCCAGCAAACGCAGCAGATCCTGGAAGCGCGACGGCTGACGGAAATCACCGTGGTGCAGCTCGCCTGTGCCCAGGCCACGCCCGCGCACATCCGCCAGTTGCGCGAATTGATCGCTAAAGAACGTGAGTGCATCGAGCGCGACCAGCGCGGCCCGGCGATTCGGCTGTCCGGGGAATTTCACCTGCAATTGGCCGCGATGGCACGTAACGCGCCCTTGGCGCAGTTCCTCAACAGCCTCGTGCCGTTGACCTCGTTGATCATTGCCCAATACGAGGCGCAAGCCTGCACGTATTGCGCGTGGCAGGAGCATGTGGCGATTGTGGATGCGGTGGAGCAACGCGACGTTAAGCACGCGGTCGGTTTGATGACCCGGCATCTGGATCATCTGGAAGCGAAATTGTTGAAGCTCAACTGA
- a CDS encoding DNA-3-methyladenine glycosylase I — MDKPGLTTDETGLTHCTWRTAAAEYPRYHDHEWGVPVADDIQLYEKICLEGFQAGLAWITILRKREQFRAAFEGFDFRRVAQYGEADIERLMNDPGIVRNRAKIVSTINNARRACELVDETGSLARWLWAFEPAEEERPAVVDWAYWTGNPTSPASLRLSKALKKRGWTFVGPTTMYALMQAMGMVNDHLEGCACRAHIEDLRRQFKRP, encoded by the coding sequence ATGGACAAACCAGGGCTGACCACGGACGAAACAGGGCTGACCCACTGCACCTGGCGCACAGCGGCGGCGGAGTACCCGCGTTACCACGACCACGAATGGGGCGTGCCGGTAGCCGATGATATCCAGCTGTACGAGAAGATTTGCCTGGAGGGGTTTCAGGCGGGCTTGGCGTGGATCACCATCCTGCGCAAGCGCGAGCAGTTTCGGGCGGCGTTCGAAGGCTTTGATTTTCGCCGCGTGGCGCAGTACGGCGAGGCCGACATTGAGCGCCTGATGAATGACCCCGGTATTGTGCGTAACCGGGCGAAGATCGTGTCGACGATTAACAATGCCCGCAGGGCCTGTGAGCTGGTGGACGAAACCGGCTCGCTGGCGCGTTGGCTATGGGCGTTTGAGCCCGCCGAGGAGGAGCGCCCGGCTGTGGTGGACTGGGCTTACTGGACCGGCAACCCGACCTCGCCGGCGTCGCTGCGTTTATCCAAAGCCTTGAAAAAACGCGGCTGGACCTTTGTCGGCCCGACCACGATGTATGCGTTGATGCAGGCGATGGGCATGGTTAACGATCACCTGGAAGGCTGTGCTTGCCGGGCGCATATCGAAGACCTGCGTCGCCAGTTCAAACGGCCCTGA
- the pdxR gene encoding MocR-like pyridoxine biosynthesis transcription factor PdxR, translating into MELHVVINGRKDLAEQLYRQLREAIASGRLAAGAQLPPSRLLAEQVGVSRKTVSDTYATLTYEGLLVGKTGRGTFVNAHGVQTERIQTAADLACAANLSKWAALPSPMRHPTRDSTLRYEFIGGATTRNQFPQDEWRRCTQDALRRIARDSGFYSQPEGLPALREAIAGHIAFSRGVKCRADDIVVANGAQQALDLIARVVLEPGITVAMEDPGYSPARQLFMAMGAHVAGVPVDAQGIQVDRIPEGTRLIYVTPSHQFPLGMPMSLARREALLARAFELGAIIIEDDYDSEFRYEGRPTDSLQSMDSRGLVTYVGTFSKTLLPELRLGYAVLPPAIYPAVIKAKQLTDQHSSTLPQWALAKFISEGYLLKHIRRCHTVYAGRRERILQRLAGDLSPWFDAVPTEAGFHMAALCKVPVNIPLLMELARRVEVGLYPVDVFFHDTPVRHGLIIGFGAIELLDIDPALDRVRDILQQIG; encoded by the coding sequence ATGGAACTGCACGTGGTGATCAACGGCCGCAAGGACCTGGCCGAACAGTTGTACCGCCAGTTGCGTGAGGCGATTGCGTCCGGGCGCCTGGCGGCGGGTGCGCAACTGCCGCCCAGCCGCTTGTTGGCCGAACAGGTCGGCGTATCGCGCAAAACCGTGTCCGACACCTACGCCACCCTGACCTACGAAGGCCTGCTGGTGGGCAAGACCGGCCGTGGCACTTTCGTCAATGCGCATGGGGTGCAGACCGAGCGCATCCAAACCGCCGCCGACCTGGCCTGCGCCGCCAACCTGAGCAAATGGGCGGCGCTGCCCTCGCCCATGCGCCACCCCACGCGCGACAGCACATTGCGTTATGAATTTATCGGCGGCGCCACCACGCGCAATCAATTCCCCCAAGATGAATGGCGGCGCTGCACCCAGGATGCGTTGCGCCGCATTGCCCGCGACAGCGGCTTCTACAGCCAGCCCGAAGGCCTGCCGGCGCTGCGTGAGGCCATCGCCGGGCACATCGCGTTTTCCCGTGGGGTGAAATGCCGCGCCGACGACATCGTGGTCGCCAATGGCGCGCAACAGGCGCTGGACCTGATCGCCCGCGTGGTGCTGGAACCGGGCATCACCGTGGCCATGGAAGACCCCGGCTACAGCCCGGCGCGCCAGTTGTTCATGGCCATGGGCGCCCATGTTGCCGGGGTGCCGGTCGACGCGCAGGGCATTCAGGTCGACAGGATCCCGGAGGGCACACGGCTGATCTACGTGACGCCGTCCCACCAGTTCCCGCTCGGCATGCCCATGAGCCTGGCACGCCGCGAAGCCTTGCTGGCACGTGCGTTCGAGCTGGGGGCAATCATTATCGAGGACGACTACGACAGCGAATTCCGCTACGAAGGCCGCCCCACCGACTCACTGCAAAGCATGGACAGCCGTGGCCTGGTCACCTATGTCGGGACCTTCTCGAAAACCCTGCTGCCGGAGTTGCGCCTGGGCTACGCGGTGCTGCCACCGGCGATTTACCCGGCGGTGATCAAGGCCAAGCAACTGACCGACCAGCACAGTTCCACACTGCCGCAGTGGGCGCTGGCCAAGTTCATCAGCGAAGGCTACCTGCTCAAGCATATTCGCCGCTGCCATACGGTGTACGCCGGGCGCCGCGAGCGCATCCTGCAACGCCTGGCGGGTGATCTGTCGCCGTGGTTCGACGCCGTGCCCACCGAAGCGGGGTTTCATATGGCCGCACTGTGCAAGGTGCCGGTGAACATCCCATTGCTGATGGAGTTGGCGCGCCGGGTTGAAGTGGGGCTGTACCCGGTGGACGTGTTCTTCCATGACACGCCCGTGCGGCACGGCTTGATCATCGGCTTCGGCGCCATCGAGCTGCTGGACATCGACCCGGCCCTGGACCGGGTGCGCGATATTCTCCAGCAGATTGGCTAG
- a CDS encoding NAD-glutamate dehydrogenase: protein MAFFTAASKADFQHQLQAALAQHISEQALPQVALFAEQFFGIISLDELTQRRLSDLAGCTLSAWRLLERFDHTQPQVRVYNPDYERHGWQSTHTAVEVLHHDLPFLVDSVRTELNRRGYSIHTLQTTVLSVRRGKKGELLEILPKGTQGEGILQESLMYLEIDRCANAAELNVLSKELEQVLGEVRVAVADFEPMKAKVQDLLAGIDASQFSIDGEEKAEIKNFLEWLVGNHFTFLGYEEFVVRDDKDGGHIEYDASSFLGLTKLLRAGLTAEDLRIEDYAVAYLREPTVLSFAKAAHPSRVHRPAYPDYVSIREISADGKVIKEHRFMGLYTSSVYGESVRVIPYIRRKVAEIERRSGFQPKAHLGKELAQVVEVLPRDDLFQTPVDELFSTVMSIVQIQERNKIRVFLRKDPYGRFCYCLAYVPRDIYSTEVRQKIQQVLMDRLKASDCEFWTFFSESVLARVQLILRVDPKNRLDIDPLQLEKEVVQACRSWQDDYSSLVVESFGEAQGTNVLADFPKGFPAGYRERFAAHSAVVDMQHLNSLTEANPLVMSFYQPLGQVSGQRELHCKLYHADTPLALSDVLPILENLGLRVLGEFPYRLRHANGREFWIHDFAFIAAEGVNLDIQQLNDTLQDAFVHIVHGDAENDAFNRLVLTAGLPWRDVALLRAYARYLKQIRLGFDLGYIASTLNNHTDIARELTRLFKTRFYLARKLTADDLEDKQQRLEQAILTALDDVQVLNEDRILRRYLDLIKATLRTNFYQTDANGQNKSYFSFKFDPRAIPELPKPVPKFEIFVYSPRVEGVHLRFGNVARGGLRWSDREEDFRTEVLGLVKAQQVKNSVIVPVGAKGGFLPRRLPLGGSRDEIAAEGIACYRIFISGLLDITDNLKDGALVPPANVVRHDDDDPYLVVAADKGTATFSDIANGIAIDYGFWLGDAFASGGSAGYDHKKMGITAKGAWVGVQRHFRERGINVQEDSITVVGVGDMAGDVFGNGLLMSDKLQLVAAFNHLHIFIDPNPNPATSFVERQRLFDLPRSAWTDYDTSIMSEGGGIFSRSAKSIAISPQMKERFDISADKLTPTELLNALLKAPVDLLWNGGIGTYVKASTESHADVGDKANDALRVNGNELRCKVVGEGGNLGMTQLGRVEFGLNGGGSNTDFIDNAGGVDCSDHEVNIKILLNEVVQAGDMTDKQRNQLLASMTDEVGSLVLGNNYKQTQALSLAARKAYERAAEYKRLMSDLEGRGKLDRAIEYLPTEEQLSERASTGKGLTRPELSVLISYSKIDLKEALLKSLVPDDDYLTRDMETAFPPSLVAKFGEAMRRHRLKREIVSTQIANDLVNHMGITFVQRLKESTGMSPANVAGAYVIVRDIFHLPHWFRQIEALDHQVCADVQLELMDELMRLGRRATRWFLRSRRNEQDAGRDTAHFGPHLAALGLKLDELLEGPTREGWQNRYQAYTEAGVPELLARMVAGTTHLYTLLPIIEAADVTGHDAAEVAKAYFAVGSALDLPWYLQQISDLPVANNWQAAAREAFRDDVDWQQRAITISVLQMADAPQDMEARVALWLEQHQDMADRWRAMMVEIRAAVGTDYAMYAVANRELLDLALSGQSVLQPA from the coding sequence ATGGCGTTCTTCACCGCAGCCAGCAAGGCCGACTTCCAGCATCAACTGCAAGCGGCACTGGCGCAGCACATCAGTGAACAGGCACTGCCACAAGTGGCGCTGTTCGCTGAGCAATTTTTCGGCATTATTTCCCTGGACGAACTGACCCAACGTCGCCTTTCCGACCTGGCCGGTTGCACCTTGTCTGCCTGGCGCCTGCTTGAGCGCTTTGATCACACCCAACCGCAAGTGCGGGTCTACAACCCCGATTACGAACGTCATGGCTGGCAGTCGACCCACACCGCGGTCGAAGTGCTGCACCATGACTTGCCCTTCCTGGTGGACTCGGTACGCACCGAGCTGAACCGCCGTGGCTACAGCATCCACACCCTGCAAACCACCGTGCTCAGCGTGCGCCGTGGCAAGAAGGGCGAACTGCTGGAAATCCTGCCAAAAGGCACCCAGGGCGAAGGCATCCTGCAAGAATCGCTGATGTACCTGGAAATCGACCGCTGCGCCAATGCCGCCGAACTCAACGTGCTGAGCAAAGAGCTTGAGCAAGTGCTGGGTGAAGTGCGCGTGGCCGTGGCCGATTTCGAACCGATGAAAGCCAAGGTCCAGGACCTGCTGGCCGGTATCGACGCCAGCCAGTTCAGCATCGACGGCGAAGAAAAAGCCGAGATCAAGAACTTCCTGGAATGGCTGGTGGGCAACCACTTCACCTTCCTCGGCTATGAAGAATTCGTGGTACGTGACGACAAGGACGGCGGTCATATCGAATATGACGCCAGCTCCTTCCTCGGTCTGACCAAGCTGCTGCGTGCCGGCCTCACCGCTGAAGACCTGCGCATCGAAGACTACGCCGTGGCCTACCTGCGTGAACCGACCGTGCTGTCGTTCGCCAAAGCCGCGCACCCAAGCCGTGTGCACCGCCCGGCGTACCCGGACTACGTGTCGATCCGCGAGATCAGCGCCGACGGCAAGGTCATCAAGGAACACCGCTTCATGGGCCTCTACACCTCCTCGGTGTACGGCGAAAGCGTGCGGGTGATCCCGTATATCCGTCGCAAAGTGGCGGAAATCGAACGTCGTTCGGGCTTCCAGCCCAAGGCGCACCTGGGCAAAGAGCTGGCTCAAGTGGTGGAAGTACTGCCGCGTGATGACCTGTTCCAAACCCCGGTCGACGAGCTGTTCAGCACCGTGATGTCGATCGTGCAGATCCAGGAACGCAACAAGATCCGCGTGTTCCTGCGCAAAGACCCGTACGGTCGTTTCTGCTACTGCCTGGCCTACGTGCCGCGCGACATCTATTCCACCGAAGTGCGCCAGAAGATCCAGCAAGTGCTGATGGATCGCCTGAAAGCCTCGGACTGCGAATTCTGGACCTTCTTCTCCGAGTCCGTGCTGGCCCGTGTGCAGCTGATTCTGCGGGTTGACCCGAAGAACCGCCTGGACATCGACCCGCTGCAACTGGAAAAAGAAGTGGTGCAGGCCTGCCGCAGCTGGCAGGACGACTACTCGAGCCTGGTGGTCGAGAGCTTCGGCGAAGCCCAGGGCACCAACGTGCTGGCGGACTTCCCGAAAGGCTTCCCGGCCGGCTATCGCGAGCGTTTTGCCGCGCATTCGGCCGTGGTCGACATGCAGCACCTCAACAGCCTGACCGAAGCCAACCCGCTGGTGATGAGCTTCTATCAGCCGCTGGGCCAGGTTTCCGGCCAGCGCGAGCTGCATTGCAAGCTCTACCACGCCGACACGCCGCTGGCATTGTCCGACGTGCTGCCGATCCTGGAAAACCTCGGCCTGCGCGTGCTGGGTGAATTCCCGTACCGCCTGCGCCATGCCAATGGCCGCGAGTTCTGGATACATGATTTCGCGTTCATCGCCGCCGAAGGCGTGAACCTGGATATTCAGCAGCTCAACGACACCCTGCAGGACGCGTTCGTGCACATCGTGCACGGCGATGCCGAAAACGATGCGTTCAACCGGTTGGTGCTGACTGCCGGCCTGCCGTGGCGCGACGTGGCACTGCTGCGTGCCTACGCGCGTTACCTCAAGCAAATTCGCCTGGGCTTCGACCTTGGTTACATCGCCAGCACCCTGAACAACCACACCGACATCGCCCGCGAGTTGACCCGGTTGTTCAAGACGCGCTTCTACCTGGCGCGCAAGCTCACCGCCGATGACCTGGAAGACAAGCAGCAACGCCTGGAACAAGCGATCCTCACCGCCCTGGACGACGTTCAGGTGCTCAACGAAGACCGCATCCTGCGTCGCTACCTGGACCTGATCAAGGCCACGCTGCGGACCAACTTCTACCAGACCGACGCCAACGGCCAGAACAAGTCGTACTTCAGCTTCAAGTTCGACCCGCGTGCGATTCCTGAGCTGCCGAAACCGGTGCCGAAGTTTGAAATCTTCGTCTACTCGCCGCGTGTTGAAGGCGTGCACCTGCGCTTCGGCAACGTCGCCCGTGGCGGCCTGCGCTGGTCCGACCGTGAAGAGGACTTCCGTACCGAAGTGTTGGGCCTGGTAAAAGCCCAGCAAGTGAAGAACTCGGTCATCGTGCCCGTGGGTGCGAAGGGCGGCTTCCTGCCGCGTCGCCTGCCATTGGGCGGCAGCCGGGACGAGATCGCGGCCGAGGGCATCGCCTGCTACCGCATCTTCATTTCCGGCCTGTTGGACATCACCGACAACCTCAAGGACGGCGCCCTGGTGCCACCGGCCAACGTCGTGCGCCATGACGACGATGACCCGTACCTGGTGGTCGCGGCGGACAAGGGCACTGCGACCTTCTCCGACATCGCCAACGGTATCGCCATCGACTACGGCTTCTGGCTGGGCGACGCGTTCGCCTCCGGTGGTTCGGCCGGTTACGACCACAAGAAGATGGGCATCACCGCCAAAGGCGCGTGGGTCGGTGTGCAGCGTCACTTCCGTGAGCGCGGCATCAACGTGCAGGAAGACAGCATCACTGTAGTGGGCGTCGGCGATATGGCCGGTGACGTGTTCGGTAACGGTTTGCTGATGTCCGACAAGCTGCAACTGGTCGCGGCCTTCAACCACCTGCACATCTTCATCGATCCAAACCCGAACCCGGCCACCAGCTTTGTTGAGCGTCAGCGCCTGTTCGACTTGCCGCGTTCGGCCTGGACCGACTACGACACCAGCATCATGTCCGAAGGCGGCGGTATCTTCTCGCGCAGCGCGAAGAGCATTGCCATCTCGCCACAGATGAAAGAACGCTTCGACATTTCGGCCGACAAGCTGACCCCGACCGAACTGCTGAACGCCTTGCTCAAGGCGCCGGTGGACCTGTTGTGGAACGGCGGTATCGGTACATACGTCAAGGCCAGCACCGAAAGCCATGCCGACGTGGGCGACAAGGCCAACGACGCATTGCGCGTCAACGGCAACGAGCTGCGCTGCAAGGTGGTGGGCGAGGGCGGTAACCTCGGCATGACTCAACTGGGTCGTGTGGAATTCGGCCTCAATGGCGGCGGTTCCAACACCGACTTCATCGACAACGCCGGTGGTGTGGACTGCTCCGACCACGAAGTGAACATCAAGATCCTGCTCAACGAAGTGGTGCAGGCCGGTGACATGACCGACAAGCAGCGCAACCAGCTGCTGGCGAGCATGACCGACGAAGTCGGCAGCCTGGTGTTGGGCAACAACTACAAGCAGACCCAGGCCCTGTCCCTGGCCGCGCGCAAAGCCTACGAGCGTGCAGCCGAGTACAAGCGCCTGATGAGCGACCTGGAAGGCCGTGGCAAGCTGGACCGCGCCATCGAGTACCTGCCGACCGAGGAGCAGCTCAGCGAGCGTGCCTCCACCGGCAAGGGCCTGACCCGTCCGGAGCTGTCGGTGTTGATCTCGTACAGCAAGATCGACCTCAAGGAAGCCCTGCTCAAGTCGCTGGTGCCGGATGACGACTACCTGACCCGTGACATGGAGACCGCGTTCCCACCGAGCCTGGTCGCCAAGTTCGGCGAAGCCATGCGTCGCCACCGCCTCAAGCGCGAAATCGTCAGCACCCAGATCGCCAACGACCTGGTCAACCACATGGGCATCACCTTCGTGCAACGACTCAAAGAGTCGACCGGCATGAGCCCGGCGAACGTGGCCGGTGCTTACGTGATCGTGCGTGACATCTTCCACCTCCCGCACTGGTTCCGTCAGATCGAAGCCCTGGACCACCAGGTCTGCGCCGACGTGCAACTGGAGCTGATGGATGAGCTGATGCGCCTGGGCCGCCGTGCCACGCGCTGGTTCCTGCGCAGCCGTCGCAACGAACAGGACGCTGGCCGTGACACCGCGCACTTTGGTCCGCACCTGGCGGCGTTGGGCCTCAAGCTCGACGAACTGCTGGAAGGCCCGACCCGTGAAGGCTGGCAGAACCGCTACCAGGCCTACACCGAAGCCGGCGTACCGGAGTTGTTGGCACGCATGGTTGCAGGCACCACTCACCTGTACACCTTGCTGCCGATCATCGAAGCCGCCGACGTGACCGGGCATGACGCCGCCGAAGTGGCCAAGGCCTACTTCGCCGTCGGCAGCGCCCTGGACTTGCCATGGTACTTGCAGCAGATCAGCGATCTGCCGGTGGCCAACAACTGGCAGGCCGCGGCCCGCGAAGCGTTCCGCGACGACGTGGACTGGCAGCAACGGGCGATCACCATCTCGGTACTGCAAATGGCCGACGCGCCACAAGACATGGAAGCCCGCGTGGCCCTGTGGCTTGAGCAGCACCAGGACATGGCCGATCGCTGGCGCGCAATGATGGTCGAAATTCGTGCCGCCGTCGGCACGGACTACGCCATGTACGCGGTCGCCAACCGTGAGCTGCTGGACCTGGCGTTGAGCGGTCAGTCGGTGCTGCAGCCGGCTTGA
- a CDS encoding C4-dicarboxylate transporter DctA: MEIPPMLRWCSRSIFLQVVIGLMLGIICGLALPEFSSQLKPLGDGFIKLIKMLIGLIVFCVVVSGISGAGDLKKVGRIGLKSVIYFEVLTTVALVIGLIMAFSTGIGTGANIHLEQLSSAGLNELADKGQHIRGTSQFLMDLIPNSVIGAFADNNVLQVLLFSVLFGSALNLVGEAASGISRLINELSHVIFRIMGMIVRLAPIGVFGAIAFTTSTYGLDSLQHLGSLVGLFYLTCFAFVGLVLGLVMRLSGLRMLPLLKYLREELLIVMGTASSDAVLPQIMRKLEHLGIGSSTVGLVIPTGYSFNLDGFSIYLTLAIVFIANATGTPLSMTDLLTILLVSLITSKGAHGIPGSALVILAATLTAIPAIPVVGLVLVLAVDWFMGIGRALTNLIGNCVATVAIARWEKDIDIQRANKVLDGQQGYAFQAKKPVLPAHQEF; encoded by the coding sequence ATAGAGATCCCTCCCATGCTCAGATGGTGCTCGCGTTCGATTTTCCTGCAAGTCGTGATTGGCCTGATGCTCGGCATCATCTGCGGCCTGGCCCTTCCCGAATTCTCCTCGCAACTCAAACCCCTGGGTGACGGCTTCATCAAGCTGATCAAAATGCTGATTGGCCTGATCGTGTTCTGCGTGGTGGTCAGCGGTATTTCCGGCGCCGGTGACTTGAAGAAAGTCGGGCGCATCGGCCTCAAGTCAGTGATCTACTTTGAAGTGCTGACCACCGTCGCCCTGGTGATCGGCCTGATCATGGCGTTCAGCACCGGCATCGGCACCGGGGCCAATATCCACCTGGAGCAGTTGTCTTCGGCCGGCCTCAATGAGTTGGCCGACAAGGGCCAGCACATTCGCGGCACCAGCCAGTTCCTGATGGACCTGATCCCCAACTCGGTGATCGGCGCCTTCGCCGACAACAACGTGCTGCAAGTGCTGCTGTTCTCGGTGCTGTTCGGCAGCGCGCTGAACCTGGTGGGCGAAGCCGCTTCGGGCATCTCGCGGTTGATCAACGAGCTGAGCCACGTGATCTTCCGCATCATGGGCATGATCGTGCGCCTGGCGCCCATCGGTGTGTTCGGCGCCATCGCCTTCACCACCAGCACCTACGGCCTGGATTCGCTGCAACACCTGGGCAGCCTGGTGGGTTTGTTCTACCTGACCTGCTTTGCCTTTGTCGGGCTGGTGCTCGGCCTGGTGATGCGCCTGTCCGGCCTGCGCATGCTGCCGCTGCTCAAGTACCTGCGCGAAGAGCTGTTGATCGTGATGGGTACCGCTTCGTCCGACGCGGTGCTGCCGCAGATCATGCGTAAACTCGAGCACTTGGGCATCGGCAGTTCGACGGTTGGCCTGGTGATTCCGACGGGCTACTCGTTCAACCTCGACGGTTTCTCGATCTACCTGACCCTGGCCATCGTGTTTATCGCCAACGCCACCGGCACGCCACTGTCGATGACCGACTTGCTGACGATTCTGCTGGTGTCGCTGATAACCTCCAAGGGCGCCCATGGGATTCCAGGCTCGGCGCTGGTGATCCTGGCGGCGACACTCACCGCCATCCCGGCGATTCCGGTGGTGGGCCTGGTGCTGGTATTGGCCGTGGACTGGTTCATGGGCATTGGCCGCGCATTGACCAACCTGATCGGCAACTGTGTGGCCACCGTGGCCATTGCCCGCTGGGAAAAAGACATCGACATCCAGCGCGCCAACAAGGTGCTCGACGGCCAGCAAGGCTATGCGTTCCAGGCCAAGAAGCCGGTGCTGCCGGCGCATCAGGAGTTCTGA
- a CDS encoding FadR/GntR family transcriptional regulator, whose protein sequence is MISTSTVVNSVVEKLRAALARGQWRRGEMLPGQRELAEQMGISRPSLREAVIVLETLGLVRSMPGKGVVVLETSVSEPQASDAVADASLEDILQLRYTLEPFIVGLVAQSISSKEVGQLRLTLMDMREALDAGDAEAGMNAYIGFHEELFALTSNPIFQNVVQQTSNALKQSAQVLRNSPEHLAERLQENEAVVRAIRNKNSALASAEMRRHILQEGLRMGIRLNIPDDHLGS, encoded by the coding sequence GTGATCAGCACCTCAACCGTCGTCAATTCAGTCGTAGAAAAACTGCGCGCCGCCCTCGCGCGTGGCCAGTGGCGGCGTGGCGAAATGCTGCCCGGCCAGCGTGAACTGGCCGAACAGATGGGCATCAGCCGCCCCAGCCTGCGCGAAGCGGTGATCGTGCTGGAAACCCTCGGCCTGGTGCGCTCGATGCCCGGCAAAGGCGTGGTGGTGCTGGAAACCAGCGTCAGCGAACCGCAGGCCAGCGACGCGGTGGCCGACGCCAGCCTCGAAGACATCCTGCAACTGCGCTACACCCTCGAGCCGTTTATCGTCGGCCTGGTCGCTCAATCCATCAGCAGCAAGGAAGTCGGCCAATTGCGCCTCACCTTGATGGACATGCGCGAAGCCCTTGACGCCGGCGATGCCGAAGCGGGCATGAATGCCTACATCGGCTTCCATGAAGAGCTGTTTGCGCTGACCTCCAACCCGATCTTCCAGAACGTGGTGCAACAGACCAGCAATGCGCTCAAGCAAAGCGCCCAGGTGCTGCGCAACTCGCCCGAACACCTGGCCGAACGTCTGCAGGAAAACGAAGCCGTGGTGCGCGCTATCCGCAACAAAAACAGCGCCCTGGCCAGCGCCGAAATGCGTCGGCACATCCTCCAGGAAGGCCTGCGCATGGGCATTCGCTTGAACATCCCGGACGACCATCTGGGCAGTTGA